One part of the Thermococcus litoralis DSM 5473 genome encodes these proteins:
- the thrC gene encoding threonine synthase produces MLKCTACGRGYSLRKPYQRCECGEPLELELFKSVPGIGRRVWERFSGFFPFDLKPELSLGEGDTPLTKAKKLSKELGVKLYLKNETTNPTWSFKDRGTYLGIHRALQLGFEKIGTVSTGNMAASVAAYGAYAGLETYILVSSTIAEEKLKALEVYGAKIIKVHGDYGELYYKSLEIGQKKGIYFINSDDPFRIEGYKSISFEIIEEITPDYVVIPTSSGGLFRGIVKGFLELKESGLIENLPRFVVVQAEGCSPICKAFNSGKDRIERFESPHTIAHAIENPYPPSGNAVLRRLRELDGLCVTVRDGEILEAQRALGREGLFVQPASATGVSAIRKLRERGVIKEGAKVVSILTGAGLKTLSHIEAPKVEECSLESLEECFRW; encoded by the coding sequence ATGCTGAAATGTACTGCATGCGGGAGAGGGTACTCTCTGAGAAAGCCATATCAAAGGTGTGAGTGCGGAGAACCCTTGGAGCTTGAACTTTTCAAGAGCGTTCCCGGAATAGGGAGAAGAGTTTGGGAGAGATTCTCCGGATTTTTCCCATTTGACCTCAAGCCAGAGCTAAGTCTTGGAGAGGGGGACACCCCACTAACAAAGGCAAAAAAGCTCTCAAAGGAGCTTGGAGTTAAACTTTATCTCAAAAACGAGACCACAAATCCCACGTGGAGCTTTAAGGACAGGGGGACTTATCTCGGCATTCATAGGGCTCTTCAGCTGGGGTTTGAAAAGATTGGTACGGTCTCAACGGGTAATATGGCGGCAAGTGTGGCCGCTTATGGGGCATATGCTGGACTCGAAACGTACATCCTCGTTTCATCGACGATAGCAGAAGAAAAACTCAAAGCTTTAGAAGTTTATGGAGCAAAAATCATCAAAGTTCATGGAGATTACGGGGAGCTCTATTACAAAAGCCTTGAAATAGGCCAGAAAAAGGGTATATACTTCATAAACTCGGACGATCCCTTTAGGATTGAGGGTTATAAGAGTATAAGCTTCGAAATAATTGAGGAAATAACTCCAGACTACGTAGTGATTCCCACTTCCTCAGGAGGCCTGTTTAGAGGGATTGTGAAGGGATTTTTAGAACTTAAAGAGAGTGGGTTAATTGAAAACCTCCCTCGTTTTGTGGTGGTTCAAGCAGAAGGCTGTTCCCCGATATGCAAAGCCTTCAACAGTGGAAAAGATAGAATAGAGAGGTTTGAGAGCCCGCACACAATAGCCCACGCCATAGAAAATCCCTACCCGCCAAGCGGGAACGCAGTGCTGAGACGTTTGAGAGAACTTGACGGGCTATGCGTTACCGTTAGAGATGGGGAAATACTAGAAGCACAGAGAGCCCTTGGCAGAGAAGGTCTCTTTGTTCAGCCTGCCTCTGCAACAGGAGTTAGTGCAATAAGAAAGCTCAGAGAAAGAGGCGTCATTAAAGAAGGAGCGAAGGTCGTTAGCATTCTCACCGGGGCTGGATTAAAGACTTTAAGCCACATTGAAGCTCCAAAAGTAGAAGAATGTTCTTTAGAATCCCTTGAGGAATGTTTTAGGTGGTGA
- a CDS encoding DODA-type extradiol aromatic ring-opening family dioxygenase, whose translation MLISAAMMPHGNPVLKPEDEETRKLAEVLKEIGRELSKAEVYVLISPHNVRMSEALRVIMAENLISWLGFAGVQLPGEYKTDKELAREICLKAKTEGLPVVDINFASLSGEYSRFPLTWGELIPLHFLEKRALVLLTPARHIPKETLVKFGEVVGEVLENYEKRAAFIASADHAHAHGNGPYGYAPEAKGYDELIMRIIQENRLEGLLEIPDELINKALPDSYWQLLVLYGVLRKVPMKLIKAAYTCPSYFGMGAALFIRE comes from the coding sequence ATGTTAATTAGTGCAGCTATGATGCCTCATGGAAACCCTGTTCTCAAGCCAGAGGACGAGGAGACGAGAAAGCTTGCAGAAGTCCTTAAGGAAATTGGCAGGGAGCTTTCAAAGGCTGAAGTTTATGTTCTTATAAGTCCTCATAATGTTCGCATGAGTGAAGCCCTTAGGGTTATAATGGCTGAGAATCTAATTTCGTGGCTCGGCTTTGCTGGAGTTCAGCTTCCAGGGGAATACAAAACGGACAAAGAGCTTGCCAGAGAGATATGCCTAAAGGCAAAGACTGAAGGTTTGCCCGTGGTTGATATAAACTTTGCCTCGCTGAGCGGGGAATACTCCCGTTTTCCCTTAACCTGGGGAGAACTTATCCCTCTCCACTTCTTGGAAAAGAGAGCATTGGTGCTTTTAACTCCCGCACGGCACATTCCGAAAGAAACGCTCGTCAAATTTGGTGAGGTAGTTGGGGAAGTCCTTGAAAACTATGAGAAAAGGGCAGCCTTCATAGCGAGTGCGGACCATGCCCATGCACACGGCAACGGCCCGTACGGCTATGCACCAGAAGCTAAGGGATATGATGAGCTCATCATGAGAATAATTCAAGAAAATAGACTTGAAGGGCTCCTTGAGATACCGGATGAGCTAATAAACAAAGCTTTGCCGGACAGCTACTGGCAGCTGCTCGTCCTTTACGGCGTTTTAAGGAAGGTTCCAATGAAGCTCATAAAAGCTGCTTACACTTGCCCATCATACTTTGGCATGGGCGCGGCTTTGTTCATAAGGGAATAG
- the speB gene encoding agmatinase: MLFGIPSSKKPNLYILGIPWDNSSSFRRGCAEGPRAIREATSEELYNSFNEELVNLTEHWSYKDLGDIKADTFEELVEKVNAIVRKHYNGELFLFLGGDHSITYATFKAIKEASNEDFGLIYFDAHPDMYPEYDGDEYSHACTVRRLIEEGWVKGENVVQIGVRAPTREQVEFAKEHGVKIISASGIYRSPVIQVPFEKAYLSFDMDVLDPAFAPGVGNPEPGGLSTRELVEVIKSLNVEIIAFDIVELNPKYDYKGISAFAAAKIIREVLGKAAKTK, from the coding sequence ATGCTTTTTGGAATCCCTTCATCTAAAAAACCAAACCTCTACATCCTCGGGATTCCATGGGATAACTCCTCTTCCTTCAGAAGAGGTTGCGCTGAAGGGCCAAGAGCCATAAGGGAGGCAACTTCCGAGGAGCTTTACAACAGCTTTAATGAAGAGTTAGTAAATCTGACTGAACATTGGAGTTACAAGGATTTAGGTGATATCAAGGCGGACACCTTCGAGGAGCTAGTTGAAAAGGTTAACGCAATAGTTAGGAAGCATTATAATGGAGAACTCTTCCTTTTTCTAGGTGGAGATCATTCTATAACCTATGCAACTTTTAAGGCGATTAAAGAAGCCTCAAACGAGGATTTCGGCTTGATTTACTTTGATGCTCATCCAGATATGTACCCAGAATACGATGGCGATGAATACTCCCACGCCTGCACGGTAAGGCGATTGATAGAGGAGGGCTGGGTAAAAGGGGAGAACGTTGTCCAAATTGGTGTGAGGGCACCTACAAGAGAACAGGTCGAATTTGCAAAGGAGCATGGAGTAAAAATAATCTCTGCATCGGGGATTTATCGTTCCCCAGTGATCCAAGTTCCATTCGAAAAAGCATACCTTTCGTTTGATATGGACGTCCTAGATCCGGCCTTTGCCCCTGGCGTGGGAAATCCTGAGCCTGGAGGTCTAAGCACGAGGGAGCTTGTCGAGGTAATAAAGAGCTTGAACGTGGAAATAATTGCCTTTGACATTGTGGAGCTCAATCCTAAGTACGATTACAAAGGTATAAGTGCTTTTGCTGCTGCAAAGATAATAAGGGAAGTTCTGGGGAAAGCCGCAAAAACCAAATGA